The Halomonas sp. KG2 genome contains a region encoding:
- a CDS encoding TIGR03643 family protein — protein MPKAAVKRFRRLPEQEQSRVIEMAWEDRTPFEAIDTLFGLGEPDVIEVMRHQLKPASFRLWRKRVTGRATKHTALRSPDVLRGYCPTQYKR, from the coding sequence ATGCCTAAAGCAGCTGTGAAACGCTTCCGTCGTTTACCCGAACAAGAGCAGTCCCGCGTGATTGAAATGGCTTGGGAAGATCGCACTCCGTTTGAAGCGATCGACACTCTGTTTGGCTTAGGCGAGCCGGACGTCATAGAGGTAATGCGCCACCAGCTTAAGCCAGCCTCGTTTCGACTGTGGCGTAAACGCGTTACAGGTCGCGCGACTAAACACACGGCTTTGCGATCGCCAGATGTTTTACGCGGCTACTGCCCAACGCAATATAAGCGTTAA
- a CDS encoding DUF1653 domain-containing protein, translating to MTAPVPGIYRHYKGSLYEVLGTAQHSENEEVLVVYRALYGDYGLWVRPLTMFTESVNKDGQPQPRFALEKAFN from the coding sequence ATGACTGCGCCTGTTCCCGGTATATATCGCCACTATAAAGGCAGCCTTTACGAAGTGCTGGGCACCGCTCAGCACAGTGAAAATGAAGAGGTGCTGGTAGTTTACCGTGCGCTTTACGGCGACTACGGCCTGTGGGTGCGCCCGCTGACAATGTTCACTGAAAGCGTTAACAAAGATGGCCAGCCACAGCCGCGCTTTGCGCTAGAGAAAGCGTTCAATTAA
- a CDS encoding RecQ family ATP-dependent DNA helicase — protein MTSLSPQQTLKAVFGFDDFRGGQQAVVSRVLEGHSTAAIFATGAGKSLCYQLPALHLPHLTLVVSPLLALMQDQLAFLTRHGVAAASIDSTQDRDTTRDVMERAKNGELKILMVSVERLKNERFRHFLRQVQISLLVVDEAHCLSEWGHNFRPDYLKLPDYQRDFAIPQVLLLTATATPAVIADMREKFSIVPVNVITTGFYRANLELLVVPAMENRQQQLIDWLMPQMPPGNEAPTIIYVTLQQTAEQLASALAAQGIAAQAYHAGLDSARRDDIQRQFMSGESPCIVATIAFGMGIDKGNIRNVVHFDLPKSIENYSQEIGRAGRDGLPSTCLTIAGRDGLRVLENFVYGDTPEYVGIVRLLEEISSAGQAPDRQWEVLLNTLSRDTNIRLLPLKTLLVRLEMHGIIAPRFAFLAEYRLRYHIEPTALVGRFEGERAAFVRLLIDNIAIARTWGTVDFERLHQAGQAQQIDASRARVITALEYFQDKGWLTLEGKRMTDVYEICQPEFSVAAMASQLFNECLQRERIEIDRLHSMLALFESQSCLTRRLAEHFGDTTFDGPLDTEQGRCGHCSVCYGNPVRLPDAMPLPVLSEKEFIRYATPLIERHTAQFGQPPNAQRLAHFLCGLTMPIFTPLKARGLNGFAVFEQRAYPEVRQWAEHCLASAGS, from the coding sequence ATGACCTCGCTATCACCGCAGCAGACGCTGAAGGCAGTATTCGGATTTGATGATTTTCGCGGCGGCCAGCAGGCGGTGGTGTCCAGAGTGTTGGAGGGGCACTCCACGGCGGCGATTTTTGCTACCGGGGCGGGGAAGTCACTCTGTTATCAGTTGCCTGCGCTTCATCTTCCACACCTGACGCTGGTGGTATCGCCGCTGCTGGCACTGATGCAGGATCAGCTCGCTTTCTTGACGCGCCATGGTGTTGCAGCGGCCAGTATTGATTCCACCCAAGACCGCGATACGACCCGTGATGTGATGGAGCGCGCCAAAAACGGTGAGCTGAAAATCCTCATGGTGTCGGTGGAGCGGCTTAAGAACGAGCGCTTTCGGCACTTTCTACGTCAGGTACAGATATCACTGCTAGTGGTTGATGAAGCACACTGTCTCTCTGAGTGGGGACATAACTTCCGCCCCGATTACCTTAAACTGCCCGATTATCAGCGTGATTTTGCTATTCCCCAGGTGTTGCTACTGACTGCCACGGCCACGCCAGCGGTTATCGCTGATATGCGTGAAAAGTTCTCAATCGTACCGGTAAATGTCATTACCACTGGCTTTTATCGCGCTAACTTAGAGCTTCTGGTGGTGCCCGCGATGGAAAATCGTCAGCAACAGCTGATTGATTGGCTTATGCCACAAATGCCGCCTGGCAACGAAGCGCCTACGATTATTTACGTCACCTTGCAACAAACTGCCGAGCAGCTGGCAAGTGCGCTGGCCGCCCAGGGGATTGCTGCCCAGGCGTACCATGCGGGACTGGACTCAGCCCGCCGCGACGACATTCAGCGCCAGTTTATGAGCGGCGAATCGCCCTGCATAGTTGCTACCATTGCCTTTGGCATGGGGATTGATAAAGGCAATATCCGCAACGTTGTGCACTTCGATCTGCCTAAATCGATTGAGAATTACAGCCAGGAAATTGGTCGGGCAGGGCGCGATGGACTGCCTTCCACCTGTTTAACCATTGCCGGACGCGATGGTCTGCGGGTGCTGGAGAACTTCGTTTATGGCGATACGCCTGAGTACGTGGGTATTGTGCGTTTACTGGAGGAAATCTCATCAGCCGGTCAAGCGCCAGATCGCCAGTGGGAAGTGCTGCTCAATACGCTTTCCCGAGATACCAATATCCGCCTGCTGCCACTTAAAACGCTGCTAGTGCGGCTAGAAATGCACGGCATTATTGCGCCGCGCTTTGCGTTCTTAGCCGAGTATCGGTTGCGCTACCATATTGAGCCTACTGCCTTGGTGGGGCGTTTTGAAGGAGAGCGGGCGGCCTTTGTACGCTTGTTGATCGACAATATTGCTATTGCTCGCACCTGGGGGACGGTAGATTTTGAGCGGCTGCATCAGGCTGGGCAGGCACAGCAAATTGATGCTTCCCGTGCCCGCGTCATTACCGCGCTTGAATACTTTCAGGATAAAGGCTGGCTGACCCTGGAAGGTAAACGCATGACCGATGTGTATGAAATTTGTCAGCCGGAATTTTCGGTCGCGGCGATGGCAAGCCAGTTGTTTAATGAGTGCCTACAGCGGGAGCGAATCGAAATTGATCGGCTGCATTCAATGCTGGCACTGTTTGAGTCGCAAAGCTGCCTGACTCGGCGGTTAGCTGAGCATTTTGGGGATACCACCTTCGATGGACCACTTGATACCGAGCAGGGCCGTTGTGGTCACTGTTCGGTATGCTACGGCAACCCGGTTCGGCTGCCGGATGCGATGCCATTACCCGTGCTATCTGAAAAGGAGTTCATCCGCTATGCCACACCGCTGATTGAACGCCATACCGCACAGTTCGGCCAGCCGCCCAATGCCCAGCGGTTGGCACACTTCTTATGTGGTTTAACCATGCCGATTTTTACGCCACTCAAAGCCCGCGGCCTTAACGGCTTCGCGGTCTTTGAGCAGCGTGCTTACCCTGAAGTAAGGCAGTGGGCAGAGCACTGTTTGGCTAGCGCCGGCAGTTAA
- the sulP gene encoding sulfate permease: MNIERWVPVVGWLRRYNRALLFKDSLAAVIVTLMLVPQALAYALLAGLPPEMGLYASMLPLVLYAIFGTSASLAVGPVAVAALMTASALSSFATPGSPEYIGAALVLAALSGVILIAMGVLRLGFLVNFLSHPVISGFITASGILIAISQLKHILGVEAAGHNVIELLGALFNQWQQVNLITLMIGLGVWGYLLVCRKRLNTWLMAIGISASASGLMVKAAPISAVMVTTLLAWHVNLGQYGVDLVGFVPSGLPAIALPSLDQSLWLGLLPAALLISLVGFVESVSVAQTLAAKRRQRINPNQELIALGMANLGAGISGGSPVSGGFSRSVVNFEAGAATPLAGAFTALGIVLSTLLLTGLLAFLPTATLAATIIVAVGTLIDLPAVKRTWQYSRSDGVAMVATLLLTLLHSVEVGIISGVVLSLGLHLYRTSQPHSAVVGRVPGTEHFRNVKRHEVETDQHVAMLRIDESLYFANARYLEDTVMALAARSPSLKHIVLTCQAVNVIDASALESLEAINGRLKDAGATLHLAEVKGPVMDHLTNTALYRELTGQVFFTTFEAWQALALPAQNEKPQPCA, from the coding sequence ATGAACATAGAGCGTTGGGTGCCTGTGGTTGGCTGGCTGCGGCGCTATAACCGGGCTTTGTTATTTAAAGATTCGCTGGCAGCCGTTATCGTCACGCTAATGCTGGTGCCCCAGGCGTTGGCCTATGCCTTACTGGCTGGGTTGCCGCCAGAGATGGGCCTGTATGCCAGTATGCTACCACTGGTGCTTTACGCCATCTTTGGTACCAGTGCCAGCTTGGCGGTAGGGCCGGTAGCCGTGGCAGCGTTAATGACGGCGTCGGCTTTAAGCAGCTTTGCTACTCCAGGCAGCCCTGAATATATTGGCGCTGCACTGGTGTTGGCGGCGCTTTCAGGAGTGATATTGATTGCCATGGGCGTACTGCGGCTGGGCTTTTTGGTCAACTTCTTAAGCCATCCGGTTATTTCTGGGTTTATCACTGCGTCGGGAATTTTGATCGCCATTAGTCAGCTCAAGCATATTCTAGGTGTTGAGGCTGCGGGGCATAATGTCATCGAGCTGCTGGGCGCACTGTTCAACCAGTGGCAACAGGTCAATCTCATCACGCTGATGATTGGCTTAGGGGTGTGGGGCTATCTGCTGGTTTGCCGCAAGCGCTTGAATACCTGGCTGATGGCGATAGGTATCTCGGCCAGTGCTTCTGGTTTGATGGTCAAAGCCGCACCGATTTCAGCGGTGATGGTGACTACGCTGCTGGCTTGGCACGTTAACTTGGGGCAGTACGGCGTGGATCTGGTCGGCTTTGTGCCTAGCGGCTTGCCTGCCATTGCGCTGCCTAGCCTAGATCAGTCGCTATGGCTTGGCCTGTTGCCTGCCGCTTTATTGATCAGTTTGGTGGGCTTTGTAGAATCGGTATCCGTGGCGCAAACGCTGGCAGCTAAGCGCCGCCAGCGTATCAATCCTAATCAAGAACTCATCGCTCTTGGAATGGCCAATTTGGGCGCTGGCATCAGTGGTGGTTCGCCGGTTTCAGGTGGGTTTTCACGCTCGGTAGTGAACTTTGAAGCGGGGGCGGCAACACCGTTGGCTGGGGCATTTACCGCCTTAGGTATTGTGCTTTCTACGCTGTTGCTCACGGGTCTGCTGGCATTTCTGCCGACGGCGACATTGGCCGCTACTATTATCGTCGCCGTGGGCACATTGATTGATCTGCCCGCAGTAAAGCGCACTTGGCAATACTCCCGCAGCGACGGCGTGGCAATGGTGGCGACCTTGCTTCTGACCTTGTTGCACAGTGTCGAGGTCGGCATTATCAGCGGTGTGGTGCTGTCACTAGGGCTGCACCTGTATCGCACCAGCCAGCCCCATAGTGCCGTAGTAGGGCGGGTGCCGGGCACCGAGCATTTTCGCAACGTGAAGCGCCATGAGGTCGAAACCGATCAACATGTGGCCATGCTGCGCATTGATGAAAGCCTTTACTTTGCTAACGCTCGCTACTTAGAAGATACCGTGATGGCGCTGGCTGCTCGGTCCCCTTCGTTAAAACACATTGTATTGACCTGCCAGGCGGTGAATGTGATTGATGCGTCCGCGCTTGAAAGCTTAGAAGCGATTAACGGACGGTTAAAAGATGCTGGCGCAACGCTGCACTTGGCGGAAGTGAAAGGCCCTGTGATGGATCACTTAACAAACACAGCGCTTTACCGCGAGTTAACAGGGCAGGTGTTTTTTACCACCTTTGAGGCTTGGCAGGCGCTGGCTCTCCCCGCACAGAATGAAAAGCCGCAACCCTGCGCTTAA
- a CDS encoding TIGR01244 family sulfur transferase: MQTQSLEKGVAITSQLTVEELEQVKAQGFKTVICNCKPGESAEFSGEDAYRFKAAELGLHWVHIPVTPGEYSQADVAAFAQALQQLPRPILAFCRSGKRATHLWAYAKRHTEKCDLAELFSAAKAAGFDLEAHRQGLENQTA; encoded by the coding sequence ATGCAAACACAATCGTTAGAGAAGGGCGTTGCTATTACTTCACAGCTCACGGTCGAGGAGCTTGAGCAGGTAAAAGCTCAGGGCTTTAAAACGGTGATCTGTAACTGCAAGCCTGGTGAAAGCGCTGAGTTTTCTGGAGAGGATGCTTACCGCTTTAAAGCAGCAGAACTTGGCCTTCATTGGGTACACATTCCGGTGACCCCCGGCGAGTATAGCCAAGCGGATGTCGCTGCTTTTGCTCAGGCGCTGCAGCAGCTACCTCGGCCTATTTTGGCGTTTTGTCGGTCAGGTAAGCGTGCTACCCATCTTTGGGCTTACGCAAAGCGCCATACCGAAAAATGCGATCTGGCGGAACTATTTTCTGCTGCCAAAGCAGCTGGTTTTGATTTGGAAGCGCACCGCCAAGGGCTTGAAAATCAGACGGCGTAG
- the zigA gene encoding zinc metallochaperone GTPase ZigA: MTVFSPLPVTVLSGFLGAGKTTVLNHILANREGRRVAVIVNDMSEVNIDGALVRGGPGESTLDGEVALNRSEERLVEMSNGCICCTLREDLLEEVSQLAREGKFDYLVIESTGISEPLPVAETFTFEDESGQSLSHVARLDTLVTVVDGANFLEQYREAQSLAEAGESLGDDDERNVADLLVDQIEFCDVLLISKTDLINKKELDALTAILRSLNPDAELVPITQGGVPLDKVLDTGKFNFERAQQAPGWLKEMRGEHVPETEEYGIGSFAYHARRPFNPQKFHALLNEQWFGKGLLRSKGFFWLATRPRFAGQWSQAGGVAHHGPAGVFWKAIPEANWPEDPETRQFIMEKWQEPFGDMRQELVFIGQNLDQAKMRDALDACLLSEAELLQGMEAWKQLPDPFPAWE, encoded by the coding sequence ATGACCGTGTTTTCTCCCCTGCCCGTCACCGTGCTTTCAGGATTTCTAGGTGCAGGTAAAACCACCGTACTCAATCATATTTTGGCTAACCGCGAAGGTCGTCGCGTTGCGGTGATTGTCAACGATATGAGCGAGGTCAATATCGACGGTGCATTAGTGCGTGGCGGCCCTGGCGAGTCCACGTTAGATGGCGAGGTAGCGCTGAACCGTTCTGAAGAGCGGTTAGTAGAAATGAGCAACGGCTGCATTTGCTGCACGCTGCGTGAAGATTTGCTAGAAGAAGTTAGCCAACTGGCCAGAGAAGGTAAATTTGATTACTTGGTGATTGAGTCCACAGGGATTTCCGAACCGCTACCGGTGGCGGAAACGTTCACCTTTGAAGATGAAAGCGGCCAGAGCCTTTCCCACGTTGCACGCCTTGATACGCTGGTCACTGTCGTCGATGGTGCCAACTTTCTTGAGCAGTACCGCGAAGCGCAGAGCCTCGCTGAAGCGGGTGAAAGCTTAGGTGACGACGACGAGCGTAACGTCGCTGACCTGCTGGTCGACCAGATCGAGTTTTGTGATGTATTACTGATCAGTAAAACGGATCTGATCAATAAAAAAGAGCTTGATGCACTAACGGCGATTCTGCGCTCACTAAACCCTGATGCAGAGCTGGTGCCCATCACTCAAGGTGGTGTGCCGCTAGACAAGGTGCTTGATACTGGCAAGTTCAATTTTGAGCGCGCCCAGCAAGCGCCTGGTTGGCTAAAAGAGATGCGTGGCGAGCATGTACCAGAAACCGAAGAGTACGGTATCGGTAGCTTTGCCTATCATGCTCGCCGCCCTTTCAACCCGCAGAAATTTCACGCTTTACTCAATGAACAGTGGTTTGGTAAAGGGCTGCTACGCTCGAAAGGCTTTTTCTGGCTTGCTACTCGGCCACGCTTCGCAGGCCAATGGAGCCAAGCAGGTGGTGTTGCTCATCACGGCCCAGCGGGCGTGTTCTGGAAAGCTATCCCCGAAGCTAACTGGCCGGAAGATCCTGAAACTCGCCAGTTCATTATGGAAAAGTGGCAGGAGCCATTTGGCGATATGCGCCAGGAGCTGGTGTTTATCGGCCAGAACTTGGACCAAGCCAAGATGCGTGACGCACTAGACGCCTGCCTGCTAAGCGAAGCTGAGCTATTACAAGGCATGGAAGCCTGGAAGCAGCTACCCGATCCGTTTCCCGCTTGGGAGTAA
- a CDS encoding class I SAM-dependent methyltransferase — MVNTTAWNRLRYSIYAPVYDLVATKAFRKPRRNALNQVDWEPGMRVLLVGAGTGLDLPYLPRELEIHLTDLTPAMVTRARERAEHAQRDVVCRVMDAEALDYPDAHFDVVVMHLILAVMPNPEQGLAEAHRVLKNDGQLCVMDKFQPDTHIAGPSRRALNVITSLIATDITRQATPLLQQAGFNIRRDEPVLMNGLFRALLAIK, encoded by the coding sequence ATGGTAAATACCACCGCCTGGAATCGCTTGCGCTATAGCATTTATGCACCAGTCTATGATTTGGTGGCGACTAAAGCGTTTCGCAAACCCCGCAGAAATGCGCTTAACCAAGTTGACTGGGAACCCGGCATGCGAGTGCTGCTGGTGGGTGCAGGCACCGGTTTAGACCTGCCTTATTTACCGCGCGAATTAGAAATCCATTTAACCGATCTGACCCCCGCAATGGTGACGCGAGCCCGTGAACGAGCGGAACATGCGCAACGTGACGTGGTATGTCGTGTGATGGATGCTGAAGCACTGGACTATCCAGATGCGCATTTTGACGTCGTTGTGATGCATCTTATTTTGGCGGTAATGCCCAACCCTGAACAAGGACTAGCCGAAGCGCACCGAGTACTGAAAAACGACGGGCAGCTATGTGTTATGGATAAATTTCAACCCGACACCCACATTGCCGGTCCAAGTCGGCGAGCACTGAACGTCATTACTTCATTGATCGCGACCGACATCACCCGCCAGGCAACGCCACTGCTTCAACAAGCAGGCTTCAACATCCGCCGCGACGAACCCGTATTGATGAATGGCCTTTTTCGCGCACTTCTAGCAATAAAGTAA
- a CDS encoding pseudouridine synthase: protein MLPLNILYQDEHLVAVHKPSGLLVHRSALARGETEFLLQRLRDQIGKRVYPVHRLDRPTSGVMVFGLSSEAAAVLSEGFSERQVEKRYLAVVRGKSPEQERLDYPLREEDGTRPKAEMPAMPAMTDIRRLDSVELPVQVDRYPVARYSLVEARPMTGRRHQIRRHLSRRGYPIIGDAKHGKSVHNRFFADQLNAPRLLLAATYLAFDHPLTDKRIQLSCALDATMRSLFEQFGWAGHLPLDSVRTPTISTPAALQR from the coding sequence ATGTTGCCATTGAACATCCTTTATCAGGATGAGCACCTTGTTGCCGTGCATAAGCCGTCTGGGTTGCTGGTGCACCGCTCGGCGCTGGCGCGTGGAGAAACAGAATTTTTGCTTCAACGCCTGCGTGACCAAATTGGCAAACGAGTGTATCCGGTGCACCGGTTAGATAGACCCACCTCCGGCGTGATGGTGTTTGGTTTATCATCTGAAGCGGCAGCCGTGTTGAGTGAAGGCTTTAGCGAACGGCAGGTAGAAAAGCGCTATCTGGCGGTAGTGAGGGGCAAGTCGCCGGAGCAAGAGCGCCTTGATTACCCACTACGGGAAGAAGATGGCACGCGCCCCAAAGCCGAGATGCCTGCTATGCCCGCGATGACCGATATTCGTCGCCTGGATAGCGTTGAACTGCCTGTGCAGGTAGACCGCTATCCAGTGGCGCGCTATTCACTAGTGGAAGCGCGGCCTATGACCGGGCGTCGACATCAGATCCGCCGCCATCTTTCTCGGCGTGGTTATCCCATTATTGGTGATGCCAAGCACGGCAAAAGTGTCCACAACCGCTTTTTCGCGGATCAGTTGAATGCTCCCCGTTTGCTGTTGGCTGCCACCTATTTAGCGTTTGATCACCCCTTAACCGATAAGCGCATCCAACTAAGCTGCGCACTCGATGCGACCATGAGAAGCCTGTTTGAGCAATTCGGCTGGGCTGGGCATCTGCCGCTAGATAGCGTGCGAACCCCAACCATCTCAACGCCTGCTGCGCTTCAGCGGTAG
- the tcdA gene encoding tRNA cyclic N6-threonylcarbamoyladenosine(37) synthase TcdA: MSSDYDFRFGGIRRLYGQRAATAFRHAHVVVVGVGGVGSWTVEALARSGIGKLTLIDLDDVCVSNVNRQLHALDGTIGQPKVDVLAERCRLIAPEINVVADSSFVTPTNLAERIPDDADHVVDAIDSVIAKAALIAWCKRRKLPITVTGAAGGQTDPTRIQVADLTRTEHDPLLSKVRSRLRRDYGFSRNPKRRFSVECVYSDEQLVYPGADGEVCLQKPGNGDATRLDCASGFGAATFVTGTFGFVAASKVLERLAKKAAKPMPSTTQQEESE, translated from the coding sequence ATGTCTTCGGATTATGACTTTCGCTTTGGCGGCATTCGCCGCTTGTATGGTCAGCGTGCTGCCACGGCGTTTCGCCATGCCCATGTTGTGGTAGTGGGTGTGGGTGGCGTGGGCAGTTGGACGGTAGAAGCGCTGGCGCGTTCTGGCATTGGCAAGCTGACACTGATTGATTTGGATGACGTATGCGTGTCCAACGTCAATCGTCAGCTCCATGCGTTAGACGGCACTATTGGCCAGCCAAAGGTGGACGTGTTGGCCGAGCGTTGTCGCTTGATTGCCCCGGAGATAAACGTCGTAGCCGACAGTTCGTTTGTCACACCCACTAACCTTGCCGAGCGTATCCCCGATGATGCCGATCATGTGGTGGACGCGATTGATAGCGTGATCGCCAAGGCAGCGCTAATCGCTTGGTGCAAACGACGTAAACTGCCGATTACCGTGACGGGAGCTGCAGGCGGTCAGACGGATCCTACCCGCATTCAGGTGGCTGATTTAACACGTACTGAACACGATCCACTGCTTTCCAAGGTGCGCTCGCGGCTGCGCCGTGATTATGGTTTTTCGCGTAATCCTAAGCGGCGCTTTTCCGTTGAGTGTGTCTATTCTGATGAACAGCTGGTGTACCCTGGCGCTGACGGCGAAGTCTGTCTGCAAAAGCCCGGTAACGGTGATGCGACCCGTTTAGACTGTGCCTCAGGCTTTGGCGCGGCCACCTTTGTCACTGGTACGTTTGGTTTTGTCGCTGCCTCAAAAGTGCTCGAACGGCTGGCTAAAAAAGCCGCTAAGCCCATGCCTTCAACGACCCAACAAGAGGAAAGTGAATGA